In Leptospira stimsonii, a single window of DNA contains:
- a CDS encoding GNAT family N-acetyltransferase, giving the protein MKFIPILSDSSELLELEKNAVVQDVVSSVLKMYNATGHLPLEPWIAYLYVQGGEVLGTCAFKSPPQNGQVEIAYFVFPAYEGKGFGTFFASFLVAQARLASPEVIVTAQTLPENNASTRILERLNFERTGELIHPEDGKVWQWLRR; this is encoded by the coding sequence ATGAAATTCATTCCCATTCTATCCGATTCGAGCGAGCTACTGGAACTCGAAAAAAACGCCGTTGTACAGGACGTCGTTTCAAGTGTATTAAAAATGTATAATGCGACCGGCCACTTGCCCTTAGAACCTTGGATTGCGTATTTGTATGTCCAGGGTGGGGAAGTGCTCGGTACTTGTGCGTTCAAATCTCCTCCCCAAAACGGTCAAGTGGAGATCGCATACTTTGTCTTTCCGGCATACGAGGGAAAAGGGTTCGGAACTTTTTTTGCGTCCTTCTTGGTTGCTCAGGCACGTTTAGCGTCGCCCGAGGTTATCGTTACGGCGCAAACGTTGCCGGAGAACAACGCCTCAACCCGTATCCTGGAACGTCTGAATTTCGAAAGGACCGGTGAGCTGATTCACCCCGAAGACGGCAAGGTCTGGCAGTGGTTACGGAGGTAA
- a CDS encoding polyamine aminopropyltransferase — protein sequence MQTALYISVLIISSCGLVYELLAGTIASYLLGETVTQFSLIIGTYLFSMGVGSWLSKYVEKDLIPKFLEIELAIGLVGGFSAAILYLSFGQIRFFQVPLFLLVILVGILVGLEIPVLLRILKKELQFKELVSRVLSLDYVGALLASILFPIFFAPKLGLIRTSFLFGILNAGVALWGTWALPLKYSRMILLRAQSVIVLTLLVLGFSFSDLITYYSEETLYTDEIILSKQSQFQRIIVTRWKNEIRLFLNGHLQFSSRDEYRYHETLVHPAILAHPSPKNVLVLGGGDGLAVREILKHEGVQKITLVDLDPAVTGLFADHTVLKELNEGSLKNPKVTVINTDAFVWLEESGETFDVVIIDFPDPSNFSLGKLYTTAFFHVLKRRMNETSVLEIQSTSPLFARSSYWCIEKTISSLGFQTLPLHVYVPSFGEWGFVLAGQKPIRFREKYPEHLRFLNAEELKSIQTFPSDMSKVPVEINRLDNQALVRYYDREWNRILD from the coding sequence TTGCAAACCGCTCTTTATATTTCCGTTCTTATCATCTCATCCTGCGGCCTCGTCTACGAACTGTTAGCCGGAACCATCGCGTCCTATCTTCTCGGAGAAACCGTAACGCAGTTTTCACTGATTATCGGAACCTATCTCTTTTCGATGGGAGTCGGTTCTTGGCTTTCCAAATACGTAGAAAAGGATTTGATTCCTAAGTTTTTGGAAATTGAACTCGCGATCGGCCTCGTCGGCGGTTTTAGCGCGGCGATTCTTTATTTGAGTTTCGGACAGATTCGATTCTTTCAAGTTCCTTTGTTTTTACTCGTCATCCTAGTGGGAATCCTTGTCGGTCTGGAAATTCCCGTTCTACTCAGAATTCTAAAAAAAGAACTTCAGTTTAAAGAACTGGTGTCAAGGGTTCTCAGTTTAGATTACGTAGGTGCGTTACTCGCATCGATCCTATTTCCGATCTTCTTCGCGCCGAAACTCGGATTGATCCGAACCAGTTTTTTGTTCGGGATTTTGAACGCAGGAGTTGCGCTCTGGGGAACCTGGGCGTTGCCGCTGAAATATTCGAGGATGATATTGCTCCGCGCACAATCGGTGATCGTTCTCACTCTATTGGTTCTCGGATTTTCGTTTTCGGATTTGATCACGTATTACAGCGAAGAAACTCTTTACACGGACGAGATCATCTTATCCAAACAATCGCAATTTCAGAGAATCATCGTAACGAGATGGAAAAACGAAATCCGACTTTTTTTAAACGGACATCTTCAATTCTCTTCCAGAGACGAATATCGCTATCATGAAACCTTGGTGCATCCCGCGATCCTAGCCCACCCTTCGCCGAAAAACGTTTTGGTCTTGGGAGGAGGAGACGGATTGGCGGTGAGGGAAATTTTAAAACACGAGGGAGTCCAAAAAATTACGTTAGTCGATCTCGATCCGGCGGTCACGGGACTATTTGCGGATCACACCGTCTTAAAAGAACTGAACGAAGGAAGTTTAAAAAATCCTAAAGTAACGGTAATCAATACGGATGCGTTCGTTTGGTTGGAAGAATCCGGCGAGACCTTCGACGTCGTCATCATCGACTTTCCCGATCCGAGCAACTTCTCACTTGGAAAACTCTACACGACCGCATTCTTTCACGTACTCAAGAGAAGAATGAACGAAACGTCCGTATTGGAAATACAATCGACTTCTCCTTTGTTCGCACGCTCTTCGTATTGGTGTATCGAAAAAACGATTTCGTCCTTGGGTTTTCAAACTCTTCCGTTACACGTTTACGTTCCTTCTTTCGGAGAATGGGGTTTCGTTCTCGCAGGACAAAAACCGATACGGTTTCGGGAAAAATATCCGGAACATCTTCGATTTTTGAACGCCGAAGAACTCAAATCGATTCAGACCTTTCCCTCGGATATGTCAAAGGTTCCCGTCGAGATCAATCGATTGGACAACCAAGCCCTCGTAAGATATTACGATCGGGAATGGAATCGGATCTTAGACTAA
- a CDS encoding DUF4178 domain-containing protein: MLELSCPNCGAPVPFQNKASIYGVCPNCKTLTVQKNQSLESLGKVGELVPDLSPIQVGTSGKTKDGIQFQVVGRIQQQYSLGTWNEWHAISQDGKSMWLAEAQGQFMVTELRPTAKAEIFPEHDPIQNLETPPDVYFITSKTSKQLLRAGDTLKLDNDLWMIREIGVATCVGGEGELPVGFESGTTSVLLDLANDQGWFATLDYSHTPPLYFRGKVYSFDQIEFINLRDPKAFQGFQKVEEAKAIQCLGCGASLSQRSPDFSKSIACEYCGTVMDTSKDELKILSKFQEVIKDRIYLLPGTKLTLKGKECEVLGVVKKSVHADGQIFPWTEYLLHFTGGYYWLNETSGHWTVFEPVPFIPRTVIGTYPPKKSFQKEEYRLFNSSNAGTDFAFGEFYYKIHAGDTAELADFIAPPKMLSSEKTQNELFWSIGEYVSTDELKKSIQGEVELPEPEGIGAAQPNPYTKLRKRNVRIAAWLSAIMLVVQIGFCLSSQDKEVFSKDYQYVRDQIPGGTTDSSFVTESFQFEGNARQNVQIKVNVPNLSNHYIYYYLALINTQTDVAYDTGLEVSYYEGVDDGERWTEGDTSADVIIGEVPPGEYYLRIESESDFPRGSGTVAHFSIRRDVDQSYYYLLFLLGIWLPVPYSLFRSFSFEASRNENSDFAPDNSSDDSDDDDSYSSSDD, encoded by the coding sequence GTGTTAGAACTGAGTTGTCCCAACTGCGGCGCGCCCGTCCCCTTTCAAAACAAGGCTTCGATTTATGGAGTCTGTCCGAATTGTAAGACTCTAACCGTTCAAAAGAACCAATCCCTGGAGAGTCTTGGCAAGGTCGGGGAACTCGTTCCGGATCTTTCCCCGATTCAAGTTGGAACTTCCGGTAAAACGAAGGACGGAATCCAATTTCAAGTCGTCGGCAGGATTCAGCAACAGTATAGTCTCGGAACCTGGAACGAATGGCACGCGATCTCTCAAGACGGCAAGTCGATGTGGCTCGCAGAAGCGCAAGGTCAGTTTATGGTTACGGAGCTTCGTCCCACTGCAAAAGCCGAAATTTTTCCAGAACACGATCCGATTCAAAATCTGGAAACTCCTCCGGATGTTTACTTCATCACTTCGAAAACTTCCAAACAACTTCTCAGAGCCGGCGATACTCTCAAACTCGACAATGACCTTTGGATGATCCGTGAAATCGGTGTCGCGACCTGCGTCGGCGGTGAAGGAGAACTTCCCGTCGGTTTCGAATCCGGAACAACTTCCGTTCTTCTGGATCTCGCCAACGATCAAGGCTGGTTTGCTACATTAGATTATTCTCATACACCTCCCCTTTATTTCCGGGGAAAAGTTTACAGCTTCGATCAGATCGAATTCATCAATCTTCGTGATCCGAAGGCGTTTCAAGGTTTTCAAAAAGTGGAAGAAGCCAAGGCGATCCAGTGCCTCGGTTGTGGAGCATCCCTGAGCCAAAGAAGTCCGGATTTTTCCAAATCGATCGCCTGCGAATACTGCGGAACGGTCATGGATACGAGCAAGGACGAGCTCAAAATTCTTTCCAAGTTTCAGGAAGTCATCAAGGATAGAATTTACCTTCTTCCCGGAACAAAGCTCACTCTCAAAGGCAAAGAATGTGAGGTTCTCGGCGTTGTAAAAAAATCGGTTCACGCAGACGGACAAATCTTTCCATGGACGGAGTATCTTCTTCATTTTACGGGCGGCTACTACTGGTTAAACGAAACAAGCGGTCACTGGACCGTATTCGAACCGGTTCCTTTTATTCCGAGAACGGTTATCGGAACCTATCCTCCGAAAAAATCGTTTCAGAAGGAAGAATATAGACTTTTCAATTCTTCGAACGCAGGCACGGACTTCGCCTTCGGAGAATTCTATTATAAAATTCACGCCGGAGACACGGCGGAACTTGCCGACTTTATCGCTCCTCCGAAAATGCTTTCTTCCGAAAAAACCCAGAACGAACTTTTCTGGTCGATCGGAGAATACGTTTCCACAGACGAACTCAAAAAATCGATTCAAGGTGAAGTGGAACTTCCCGAACCGGAAGGAATCGGCGCCGCACAACCGAACCCTTATACTAAATTAAGAAAACGGAATGTTCGAATCGCGGCTTGGCTCTCGGCGATCATGCTCGTCGTTCAAATCGGATTCTGTCTGAGTTCTCAGGATAAGGAAGTTTTCTCGAAAGATTATCAATATGTTCGGGATCAGATTCCCGGTGGAACAACCGATTCTTCTTTCGTTACGGAAAGTTTTCAGTTTGAAGGAAACGCGAGACAAAACGTCCAGATCAAAGTGAACGTTCCCAATCTTTCCAATCACTATATCTACTACTACTTGGCTCTGATCAACACGCAGACCGACGTCGCTTACGATACGGGTTTAGAAGTCAGCTACTACGAAGGTGTGGACGACGGAGAACGTTGGACGGAAGGAGATACGTCCGCCGACGTTATCATCGGAGAAGTTCCTCCCGGAGAATATTATCTCAGAATAGAATCCGAGTCCGATTTTCCTAGGGGAAGCGGAACGGTCGCCCACTTCAGCATTCGAAGGGATGTGGATCAGTCGTATTACTATCTTCTTTTCCTTTTAGGAATTTGGCTACCGGTCCCCTATTCTTTGTTCCGAAGTTTTTCATTCGAAGCCTCGAGAAACGAAAATAGCGATTTTGCGCCGGATAACAGTTCTGACGATTCCGATGACGACGATTCTTATTCTTCGAGCGACGATTGA
- a CDS encoding adhesin OmpL37 family surface protein, with protein MKFFLGIGFVLLLWIPSSISADLASNGATHLVRVEKGLKVNEFLIKAMNSSISNIGSEADKALYKRIIQHHVETNQLYFQFDLERSYVELKRTQDLLVILYSNVIEASKKTVRGELTSLGYQAVRGTEAKPKKHLELGYRELAAAEQKKLIADNTRPYLQPIKLELLYESLKLLKQSRKYVILLSMEYLSDFPPDPESEDFFGILNEINRAMFSRKDEFARIHFDNHFHAYSGENLYDIYWQNPALEELEKPLGDVDSAYLRDRRKAKR; from the coding sequence ATGAAGTTCTTTTTGGGAATCGGATTCGTTCTATTACTTTGGATTCCCTCTTCTATTTCCGCGGACCTCGCGAGCAATGGCGCTACACATTTAGTCCGGGTTGAAAAAGGACTCAAGGTGAACGAATTTCTCATAAAAGCGATGAACAGTTCGATTTCGAACATCGGCTCCGAAGCTGATAAGGCTCTCTACAAAAGAATCATCCAACATCACGTCGAAACCAACCAACTTTACTTTCAATTCGATCTGGAAAGATCGTATGTCGAACTCAAACGAACCCAAGATCTACTTGTAATCCTTTATTCCAACGTCATCGAAGCCAGCAAAAAGACGGTTCGAGGCGAACTGACTTCTCTCGGGTATCAAGCCGTTCGTGGTACGGAAGCAAAGCCGAAAAAACATCTGGAACTCGGGTATAGGGAACTCGCCGCGGCGGAACAAAAAAAACTGATCGCAGATAATACGAGACCCTATCTTCAACCGATCAAATTGGAACTACTTTACGAATCCCTAAAACTCTTAAAACAATCCAGGAAGTATGTGATTCTTCTTTCAATGGAATACCTTTCCGACTTTCCCCCCGATCCGGAAAGCGAAGACTTCTTCGGAATTCTAAACGAGATCAACAGAGCCATGTTTTCCCGAAAGGACGAGTTTGCGAGAATTCACTTTGACAATCATTTTCACGCTTATTCAGGCGAAAACCTCTACGATATCTACTGGCAGAATCCGGCCTTAGAGGAATTGGAAAAACCTCTCGGTGATGTCGACTCAGCCTATCTCAGAGATCGTAGAAAAGCAAAACGTTGA
- a CDS encoding LIC10260 family lipoprotein, with protein sequence MKRSIRFLLLQLCLLILGCSQTPKKISYVILEKPIRPIEISEAKSKRLQLEKYRIGFGGLFPVELNSYLKEAESKASNSILKNVDIEMKFPVCVLPLIPFFCFARYELVVEEETLRR encoded by the coding sequence ATGAAACGAAGTATTCGATTCCTTTTGCTTCAGCTTTGTTTATTGATTCTCGGTTGTTCGCAAACTCCGAAAAAGATAAGTTACGTTATTTTAGAAAAACCGATTCGTCCGATTGAAATTTCAGAGGCGAAATCAAAACGGCTCCAACTCGAGAAATATAGGATCGGATTCGGCGGTCTTTTTCCGGTTGAATTGAATTCCTATTTGAAAGAAGCGGAATCGAAAGCTTCCAATTCTATCTTGAAAAATGTAGATATTGAAATGAAATTCCCCGTTTGTGTTTTGCCTCTGATACCTTTTTTCTGTTTTGCTCGCTACGAATTGGTCGTAGAAGAAGAAACGCTCAGGCGATAA
- a CDS encoding class I SAM-dependent methyltransferase: protein MKPKAKIPKKKMKPSVGIVKNGSEKLETLSKPAPKKESFYAKLFARFYDRFMDRIEKTVLFRKRKHLIQPLHGKILEIGSGTGINFPIYSSKAEVIAIEPSASMMERAKERILSLQNQPSLGESHSKIRMETLGLGDPELESLVPPKSMDAVLFTLVLCTVPDPVYAIRFAKSRLKQGGKILILEHIQATSKAGQLLQNFLNPFWNRFAQGCNLNRDPASILKAEGFQPLEEYRFRKTLPFYQAIYILK from the coding sequence ATGAAACCGAAAGCGAAAATTCCGAAAAAGAAAATGAAACCTTCCGTGGGAATCGTGAAAAACGGATCGGAAAAACTCGAAACGTTGAGTAAACCCGCCCCCAAAAAAGAATCCTTTTACGCAAAATTGTTCGCACGATTCTACGATCGTTTTATGGATCGAATCGAAAAGACGGTTCTTTTTCGAAAACGAAAACATCTGATTCAACCCTTGCATGGGAAAATCCTGGAAATCGGAAGTGGGACGGGTATCAACTTTCCGATCTATTCTTCAAAGGCCGAAGTCATCGCGATCGAACCCTCTGCGTCCATGATGGAAAGGGCAAAGGAAAGAATCTTGTCTCTACAAAACCAACCGTCCCTTGGAGAATCACATTCAAAAATTAGAATGGAGACTCTTGGTTTGGGAGATCCTGAATTGGAATCTTTGGTTCCGCCGAAAAGTATGGACGCCGTTCTTTTCACACTGGTTCTCTGCACCGTTCCCGATCCGGTCTACGCGATTCGATTTGCAAAGTCTCGATTGAAACAAGGCGGGAAAATTCTAATTTTAGAACACATTCAAGCGACTTCAAAAGCAGGACAACTTTTACAAAATTTCCTCAATCCGTTTTGGAATCGTTTCGCGCAAGGTTGTAATCTCAACAGAGATCCGGCTTCCATCTTAAAAGCGGAAGGTTTCCAACCCCTGGAAGAATATCGTTTTAGAAAAACCTTACCCTTTTATCAGGCGATTTATATACTCAAATAG
- a CDS encoding PilZ domain-containing protein, with amino-acid sequence MAGTKSLFDDSFEYRDPAIQKRKNARVKITLDAEMTIKGKSERHPVTILDIGTGGVALDSRMTMFEGDRIHLYAKINGKDMTLEAEIIRSSGKKANSIFVNIADDHKNEIQELIHKKFFEKEKKLN; translated from the coding sequence ATGGCCGGCACTAAGTCATTATTCGACGATTCTTTTGAATACAGAGATCCTGCGATTCAAAAAAGAAAAAATGCGCGCGTTAAAATCACTTTAGACGCGGAAATGACGATCAAAGGAAAATCGGAAAGGCATCCTGTTACCATTCTTGATATAGGAACCGGCGGTGTTGCGCTCGACTCAAGAATGACGATGTTCGAAGGAGACCGAATTCATCTTTATGCGAAAATCAACGGCAAGGATATGACTCTTGAAGCGGAGATCATTCGCTCTTCCGGAAAAAAAGCGAACAGCATCTTTGTAAACATCGCAGACGATCATAAAAACGAAATTCAGGAACTCATCCATAAAAAGTTTTTCGAAAAAGAGAAAAAACTAAACTGA
- a CDS encoding NRDE family protein, with product MCTAIIYRNKEKKILGLGFNRDESVKRKPSTLPQKIGNGPVYAISPLDGDYGGTWIGVNSSQEIFCLLNFYEATLKLLRNPTSRGLLVRSCLLNEVNPDQLKEEELVNFYPFKLVRITLEKTDVFVWDGKALVVKTDQETFQVMGSSFTQGPKAQVSREAVFKEHFLPRNLPDAEEFLLLSKNFLTSHIPEKGALSSCMHRRDAHTVSKTELVLTEKLLTVTYQDGQPCESPEPTILNLTLTDFSVIG from the coding sequence ATGTGCACTGCGATCATTTATAGAAATAAAGAAAAAAAAATCCTAGGTTTGGGTTTTAATCGAGACGAATCCGTAAAACGAAAACCTTCCACTCTTCCTCAAAAAATCGGGAACGGTCCCGTTTATGCGATTTCACCTTTGGACGGAGACTACGGCGGAACTTGGATTGGCGTCAACTCATCTCAGGAAATTTTCTGCCTTTTGAATTTCTACGAAGCGACTCTCAAACTTTTGAGAAACCCCACGAGCAGAGGTTTGCTCGTTCGCTCCTGTTTGTTAAACGAAGTGAATCCGGACCAATTGAAAGAAGAGGAACTCGTAAACTTTTATCCGTTCAAATTAGTTCGAATCACTCTCGAAAAAACGGACGTCTTTGTCTGGGACGGAAAGGCCTTGGTGGTAAAGACCGACCAAGAAACGTTCCAAGTGATGGGAAGCTCTTTTACACAAGGACCAAAAGCTCAGGTTTCCAGAGAAGCAGTTTTCAAAGAACACTTCCTTCCTCGAAACCTTCCCGACGCTGAAGAATTTTTACTTCTATCAAAAAATTTTCTGACTTCGCATATTCCTGAAAAAGGAGCGCTTTCCTCTTGTATGCATAGAAGAGACGCTCATACGGTTTCAAAAACGGAACTCGTATTAACGGAGAAATTGTTGACTGTCACTTACCAGGACGGGCAACCTTGTGAATCACCGGAGCCTACGATTCTTAATTTGACTTTGACGGATTTTTCGGTAATAGGATAA
- a CDS encoding OmpA family protein gives MRIRTLPIASLLLIFSGSLSADTFIKTSSDSFSPNWDGRNDTVEFKISKSALPRLFDWELIVKNAGDDVVKTFRADHRRKKGFSLFPFLHDENKLSPLEITIPESIPWSGEDSKGFLLPDGEYKYRLRLVTENKENLLSEEKSVLLDSHPPSSELNAKTRVLFLGGDRSASRINVSQKVSGEIGDNFTGEFSDSEGKVVKSYTWKLKDVPSNLSWDGTDFSNKQLPNGIYSYRLIGYDKGKNETVTLLNDLTIRNETGGVDLYSDSKLYSHLPGSVKNSVRFHSYISPKIKSDSYEIEIFQKNGNEEKSVYRVRDTGEPSSEWRWDLRNQSGDLISAGIYHYRLTIHSRYERYQSIPSFFQVTKDSFELSISVSPKEFTPDNDGKNDFLKISLSVQGVPLQSWETTLYEIPPYTDLKRKIKTWSGNGPPSEEIPWEGMDENGVRVGSLSNFYFEWKYTDILGRESSGNGAEFKTGILVLEEDKALRISIPESQVEARWWTLPGQIRSLLNEFPGYKIEVQSHSSHQGDEEVNQVTTEERAKTAFEYFFSKSAPFGRVRFRGYGETLPLIPGSGKYEADKNQRIDFYLSP, from the coding sequence ATGCGGATCAGAACTCTTCCCATTGCGTCATTGTTGCTAATTTTTTCAGGATCTCTAAGCGCCGATACCTTTATCAAAACGAGTTCGGATTCCTTCTCACCCAATTGGGACGGCAGAAACGATACGGTAGAATTTAAAATCTCAAAGTCCGCACTCCCTCGTTTGTTCGACTGGGAATTGATCGTCAAAAACGCAGGCGACGATGTCGTGAAAACCTTTCGCGCCGACCACAGAAGAAAAAAAGGATTTTCCCTTTTTCCATTTTTGCATGACGAGAATAAACTTTCTCCTTTGGAAATTACGATTCCTGAATCGATTCCTTGGAGCGGAGAAGACTCGAAAGGTTTTTTATTACCCGATGGAGAATACAAATACAGACTAAGATTGGTCACCGAAAATAAGGAGAACCTTTTATCCGAAGAGAAATCGGTTCTTCTTGATTCTCACCCGCCGAGTTCCGAGTTGAACGCAAAGACTAGAGTTCTTTTTCTCGGTGGAGATCGGTCCGCATCTAGGATCAACGTCTCCCAAAAAGTTTCGGGAGAAATCGGGGACAATTTCACCGGAGAATTTTCAGATTCGGAAGGGAAGGTCGTAAAGTCTTATACATGGAAATTAAAAGACGTTCCTTCGAATCTGAGTTGGGATGGAACCGACTTTTCCAACAAACAACTTCCTAACGGAATTTATTCCTATCGTTTGATCGGATACGACAAGGGAAAGAATGAAACCGTAACTTTGTTAAACGACTTAACGATTCGAAACGAGACGGGCGGCGTCGATTTGTATTCCGATTCCAAATTGTATTCCCATCTTCCAGGAAGTGTTAAGAATTCGGTCCGATTCCATTCCTACATTTCCCCAAAAATCAAATCGGATTCGTATGAGATTGAGATTTTTCAGAAAAACGGAAACGAAGAAAAGAGCGTCTATCGCGTCCGAGACACGGGAGAACCTTCTTCGGAGTGGAGATGGGATTTGAGAAATCAATCCGGGGATTTGATTTCGGCCGGGATTTATCATTATCGCCTAACAATTCACAGTCGCTATGAACGTTATCAATCCATTCCCTCTTTTTTCCAGGTGACAAAAGATTCCTTCGAACTTTCAATTTCCGTATCTCCGAAAGAATTCACACCCGATAACGACGGGAAAAACGATTTTCTTAAAATTTCACTTTCCGTTCAAGGGGTACCTCTTCAGTCCTGGGAAACCACATTATACGAAATACCACCTTACACGGACTTGAAAAGAAAAATCAAAACTTGGTCCGGAAACGGTCCACCTTCCGAAGAAATTCCTTGGGAAGGCATGGATGAAAACGGCGTTAGAGTAGGTTCATTGAGTAACTTCTATTTCGAATGGAAATATACGGATATTTTGGGAAGAGAATCGAGCGGAAACGGCGCCGAATTTAAAACCGGGATTCTTGTTCTGGAAGAGGACAAAGCTCTGAGGATCTCGATTCCGGAATCCCAGGTGGAAGCAAGATGGTGGACTCTTCCCGGACAAATCCGCTCTTTGTTAAACGAATTCCCCGGCTACAAAATCGAAGTACAGTCGCATTCTTCGCACCAAGGAGACGAAGAGGTCAATCAGGTTACCACGGAGGAACGGGCAAAAACGGCCTTTGAATACTTCTTTTCCAAGTCCGCACCGTTCGGAAGAGTCCGGTTTCGAGGATACGGTGAAACTCTTCCACTGATTCCGGGCTCAGGGAAATACGAAGCAGATAAAAATCAAAGAATCGATTTTTATCTTTCACCTTAA
- a CDS encoding NUDIX hydrolase: MKYCSSCGSPVSHKIPEGDNRPRHICDNCGTIHYQNPKVVVGSIPIWENKILLCKRAIEPRKGYWTLPAGFLENRETVEEGAIRETSEEANAQIHILGLQCVYSIPHISQIYMFFLADLVDGKFSESSESEEVKLFATNEIPWEELAFTSVYYALRQYVDSPDKNSFHLGSTRKRNYPPSKES, encoded by the coding sequence ATGAAATACTGTAGTTCTTGCGGGTCCCCCGTTTCGCATAAAATTCCGGAGGGGGACAATCGGCCTCGGCATATCTGCGACAACTGTGGTACGATCCACTACCAAAATCCAAAGGTGGTAGTAGGAAGTATTCCTATTTGGGAAAACAAGATTCTACTCTGCAAACGCGCCATCGAACCTAGAAAAGGATATTGGACCCTTCCTGCCGGCTTTTTGGAGAATCGGGAAACCGTAGAAGAAGGTGCGATCCGAGAAACAAGCGAGGAGGCGAACGCGCAGATCCATATTCTCGGACTTCAATGTGTTTATAGTATTCCCCATATCAGCCAAATCTATATGTTCTTTTTGGCGGATCTCGTTGACGGCAAATTCTCCGAAAGCTCGGAATCAGAAGAAGTGAAACTCTTTGCCACGAACGAAATTCCTTGGGAAGAACTCGCATTCACTTCGGTTTATTACGCTCTCAGACAATACGTGGATTCGCCGGACAAAAATTCCTTTCATTTAGGAAGCACTCGAAAAAGAAATTATCCCCCATCGAAAGAATCTTGA